One Deltaproteobacteria bacterium DNA window includes the following coding sequences:
- a CDS encoding amidohydrolase codes for MKTRTLPYPNSILFNGKIRTFTSESATCEALAISGSRIVAAGKLEDIRRFAGPDTEMIDLKGHTAIPGLTDTHVHLSEKGTAEMELVDCRDFYVDVHSVPDILQRLANAAASAPKGSWLVSHGSPMQDFRIADHRFPDRHDLDRAVPDHPVSISFGAHVTIGNSLALAAAKITRDTPHPAGGHIKHDAQTGEPTGELHERAQLILRKVAPEFNYLQLKDGIVYALNQCLQRGVTTVHDIVRYAEPVRAYQELYKEGRMHARVSILPRIIESMIETKSLTELGLTTGFGNEWLRIGGVKMSIDGGITGRNACFHEPYENDEHNHGIIRIQQDELNHTVQVCHDAGLRCCVHAIGDKAFDMALDAYENAIEHSPRKDHRHRIEHMGNWLATPKLIGRMVRSGIVAVPNIAFAYYIGDAILDCVGERRLTKAFPFHTLLKNGVIMSGGSDSPGYWPVDPLRDIATAASRKMRWGEVWIPEEKITVAQAFAMHTTTASWVGFEENDKGTLEVGKLADIAVLAEDPFAIAPEKIRELNVEMTMVGGEVKYQA; via the coding sequence ATGAAAACCCGTACGTTGCCCTATCCCAATTCGATTCTATTCAACGGCAAGATCCGCACCTTCACCAGCGAAAGCGCCACATGCGAAGCGCTGGCGATCAGCGGATCGCGCATCGTCGCGGCGGGGAAGTTAGAGGACATTCGCCGCTTCGCCGGACCGGACACCGAGATGATCGATCTCAAGGGACACACGGCGATCCCCGGCTTGACCGACACCCATGTGCATCTTTCGGAAAAAGGCACGGCCGAGATGGAGCTAGTCGACTGCCGCGACTTTTATGTCGACGTCCATTCGGTGCCGGATATTTTACAACGGCTCGCCAACGCCGCGGCGAGCGCGCCCAAAGGTTCGTGGCTGGTCTCCCACGGCAGTCCCATGCAAGATTTTCGCATCGCCGATCATCGTTTTCCCGACCGCCACGATCTCGACCGTGCCGTGCCGGATCATCCGGTGTCGATCTCCTTCGGCGCCCACGTGACGATTGGCAACAGCCTGGCGCTGGCGGCAGCAAAAATTACCCGCGACACGCCGCACCCGGCGGGAGGCCATATCAAACACGACGCGCAAACCGGCGAACCCACCGGGGAATTGCACGAGCGCGCCCAGCTGATACTCAGAAAAGTCGCGCCGGAATTTAATTATTTGCAGTTGAAAGACGGCATCGTCTACGCGTTGAACCAATGCTTGCAGCGCGGCGTCACCACCGTGCACGACATCGTGCGCTACGCCGAACCGGTGCGGGCTTATCAAGAACTTTACAAAGAAGGCCGCATGCACGCTCGCGTCAGCATCCTGCCGCGAATTATTGAATCGATGATCGAAACCAAAAGTCTCACCGAGTTGGGTCTCACCACCGGCTTCGGCAACGAGTGGCTGCGTATCGGCGGCGTCAAGATGAGCATCGACGGCGGCATCACCGGGCGCAACGCCTGCTTCCATGAGCCGTATGAGAACGACGAACATAACCACGGCATCATTAGAATCCAGCAAGACGAATTGAATCACACCGTGCAAGTTTGCCACGACGCCGGCCTGCGCTGCTGTGTGCACGCCATCGGCGACAAGGCTTTCGACATGGCGCTCGACGCCTATGAGAATGCCATCGAGCACTCGCCGCGCAAAGACCACCGCCATCGTATCGAACACATGGGCAACTGGCTCGCCACGCCAAAATTAATCGGCCGCATGGTGCGCTCGGGCATCGTCGCGGTGCCCAACATCGCCTTCGCTTATTACATCGGCGATGCGATTCTCGATTGCGTCGGCGAACGCCGGTTGACCAAAGCATTTCCGTTTCACACGCTGTTGAAAAACGGCGTGATCATGTCCGGCGGCTCCGACTCGCCGGGCTACTGGCCGGTGGACCCGCTGCGCGACATCGCCACCGCGGCGTCGCGCAAAATGCGTTGGGGCGAAGTGTGGATTCCCGAGGAAAAGATCACCGTCGCCCAAGCCTTCGCCATGCACACCACCACCGCGTCCTGGGTCGGCTTCGAAGAAAACGACAAGGGAACTTTGGAAGTCGGCAAGCTCGCCGACATCGCCGTGCTGGCGGAGGATCCGTTTGCAATCGCGCCGGAAAAAATCCGAGAACTAAACGTCGAGATGACAATGGTCGGCGGCGAAGTGAAGTATCAAGCGTGA
- a CDS encoding twin-arginine translocation signal domain-containing protein, producing the protein MVVNLEDRMSSKTKGIERRDFLKQVALAGLGTLLGNGIVRTSYAASRERLTVLAAVGLDTLHPYAISASPHYGIWQHMIEPLIEINYAKKEYLGVLAESWKFDGKKWEFKLRKNVRFHDGSPFTAKDVIHSVNRIKNDKQSLQAENFRDVTEIQASDDYTVVFTTEVPNAVFLDRLYNRYMISKAAAEKYGDQVDQHPLGTGPYKYVSWQRGANLVLTRNDDYWNGKKDIKEIVIKTVKEDSGRVSGLLAGQGDLINNVPIEELSRFDKHAKVRAEKVEGLRMHFLAMNNTHKPFDNKLVRQAINYAVDPTQIIKHIYEGNGYVMNGPMSANVIGFDPKIKRYPYDPKKAKELLVKAGFTDGLEVKLYFSPDRYPKAREVCQVIADQLAKAGVKAELISQEFVIFWGKEGVNGGKLPFYYVGRPAIDADTVYDQYFRSGVSPRIQYKNAEFDKLIDEEQKTGDPKKRIALLQQAGRILMDEVPFVPLYTLAENYGVVRNVIWKPRPDEKILAAEMKIR; encoded by the coding sequence ATGGTTGTCAATTTGGAGGATCGAATGAGTTCAAAGACTAAGGGCATCGAGCGCAGAGATTTTCTCAAACAAGTAGCACTCGCCGGCCTGGGCACGTTGCTCGGCAATGGCATTGTCCGCACAAGCTACGCGGCGTCGCGCGAGCGGCTGACGGTGCTCGCCGCAGTCGGACTCGACACGCTGCATCCCTACGCGATCAGCGCCAGTCCGCACTACGGCATTTGGCAGCATATGATCGAGCCGTTGATTGAAATCAATTACGCTAAGAAAGAATATCTCGGCGTGCTCGCCGAGTCGTGGAAGTTCGACGGTAAGAAGTGGGAATTCAAACTGCGCAAGAACGTCCGTTTCCACGACGGCAGCCCGTTTACCGCGAAGGATGTAATTCACTCGGTTAACCGGATCAAGAACGACAAGCAAAGTTTGCAGGCGGAAAATTTTCGCGATGTTACCGAGATCCAAGCTTCAGACGATTACACCGTGGTTTTTACCACGGAAGTGCCCAACGCAGTGTTTCTCGACCGGCTTTACAACCGCTACATGATCAGCAAAGCGGCGGCCGAGAAGTACGGCGATCAAGTGGACCAACATCCGCTCGGCACCGGGCCCTATAAGTATGTCAGCTGGCAGCGCGGCGCCAACTTGGTTTTGACCCGCAACGACGACTATTGGAACGGCAAAAAAGACATTAAAGAAATTGTCATCAAGACAGTGAAAGAAGATTCCGGCCGGGTGTCGGGTTTGTTGGCCGGCCAGGGCGATCTGATCAACAACGTGCCGATCGAAGAGCTGTCGCGCTTCGACAAACATGCCAAGGTCCGCGCCGAAAAAGTCGAAGGTCTGCGCATGCATTTTCTCGCCATGAACAATACTCACAAGCCCTTCGATAACAAATTAGTTCGCCAGGCGATCAACTACGCCGTCGATCCGACGCAGATCATTAAACATATCTACGAAGGCAACGGCTATGTGATGAACGGGCCGATGAGTGCCAACGTCATCGGCTTCGATCCCAAGATCAAACGCTATCCCTACGATCCCAAGAAGGCCAAAGAGCTGTTGGTTAAGGCCGGCTTCACCGACGGCTTGGAAGTGAAACTCTATTTCTCGCCGGACCGCTATCCGAAAGCGCGCGAAGTTTGCCAAGTGATCGCCGATCAATTGGCCAAGGCGGGCGTTAAAGCTGAATTGATCTCGCAAGAGTTTGTCATTTTCTGGGGCAAGGAAGGGGTCAATGGCGGCAAGCTGCCCTTCTATTACGTCGGCCGGCCGGCTATCGATGCCGATACGGTTTACGATCAGTATTTTCGCTCCGGTGTGAGCCCGCGCATTCAGTACAAGAACGCCGAGTTCGACAAGTTGATCGACGAAGAACAAAAAACCGGCGATCCGAAAAAGCGCATTGCGTTGCTCCAACAAGCGGGACGTATCTTAATGGACGAAGTGCCCTTCGTGCCGCTTTACACGCTGGCGGAGAACTACGGCGTGGTGCGCAATGTAATTTGGAAACCGCGGCCGGATGAAAAAATCTTGGCCGCGGAGATGAAGATCCGCTAA